GCTGCTCCGGGGTCAATTCCTTGTACTGAAGGATCGGATGGCCGACATCGGCCAGGGCCGGCAGCAGTTCCCGATTGAGAATTCCGGTCAGAACGGCTGATTGATCCTGCAATTCCAGGCGGCAGGCGTCGAATTCCTCTCTCGGAGTGCGGCCGTCCAGGGAAAGTTTGCGCGATCTTTGCTTGATCTGGCGCTTCAGCCCGCTCATTCGTTTCATGAAGAACTCGGCATGCAGCATGCCCATGATTCCGGCGAACTTGATCCTCTCCATCAGCGGAAGATCGCGTTTGGCCACCAACGACAAGACCCGTCGGGCGAACCCCAGCCAGCTCAACTCTCGATTGATGTAGGCTTCGGGCGATTCCAGGTCTATTTTCTTGGGTGATGAGGTCGTCATGGAGGCATCTGCCTTCCGGGATAGGCGAAACCCGGAAACGACTCTCCGAGCAGCGGAAAAGGGGGAGACATCTTAGCATCGCCCGCCCTCGGCAGGCGACCCAAAAACATACAAGCATTCGGCAGAGAGCGGAGGGGGGCGGGGACAGGCTCCCAGTCTCAGTCCGATACTGCTGGAACGGCCCACCCGCTCAGCGGGGACAACTCCTGGCCACGACCGGCCTTCCAACCTAATAGACACACGCACAGTCGACATCTAGTACGGGGCAGAGGCATCCGCCTCATCTCCGGCTGCCCGACCGGGCCATCAAGAGCCCGGCATGAGTCCGCGACTTCGGGGTTCGGGGTCAACATGTTGGCCGGCCTGGTTCCGCAAGCCTGCCCGCGGCGGCATGGAGACCTCGTGGGCCAAACAGGGCCCCAATGAGGCCGACACTTGAACTTTTCATCTGAGATGGTATGCTTTGGCCCCTTCAAAAACTGAGAACACTGGACGGAAGAAGCTGTCCGGGTAGGGGCAAGGAGTTGCTACAGCGGCAGGAAGAGGATGGAAATTGCCCCGATCGAGTTAGCCCCCAGGAGAGCATATGACAGCTGAGGCGAACGTAACAGGACGCAAATACAAGGCCTACACCCGCAAAGATATCGACCGGATTCCGGAACTGCAAGCTCTGCCTCACAATAAGATCCTCGGCATCAAGGCCGTGTCGGCGGTGCTGCCGTTCCGTGTCAACCGATATGTTATCGAAGAGCTGATCCGCTGGGAGGACGTTCCCGACGACCCCATCTACCAACTGACATTCCCGCAGCCAGGCATGCTGGATCGCAAGGATCTCTCCAGAATGATGGAGTTGGTCTGGAGCAAGGCCCCCAACCAGGAGATCGCTGCGGCAGCCCGCCGAATTCAGGTCGGACTCAATCCCCATCCTGCCGGACAGATGGAGTTCAACGTCCCCCGATTGGGCCAGGAGCCTCTTCAGGGAATGCAGCACAAGTATCGGGAGACCGTGCTTTTCTTCCCCAGCCAGGGTCAGACCTGCCACGCCTACTGCACCTACTGCTTTCGTTGGCCCCAGTTCGTGGGCATCGACGAGCTGAAGTTCGCTTCCAACGAAGCCGAAAAGCTGGTGGACTACCTGAAGCAGCATCGCGAGGTGAACAGCGTGCTCTTCACCGGCGGGGATCCGCTGATCATGAAGACGGCTGTGCTGCGACGATACCTGGAGCCCTTGCTCGCCCCCGAACTTCAACACCTGGTCAGCATCCGCCTGGGGACCAAAGCCACCGCCTACTGGCCCTATCGTTTCCTCACGGACCCG
This genomic window from Acidobacteriota bacterium contains:
- a CDS encoding lysine 2,3-aminomutase; the protein is MTAEANVTGRKYKAYTRKDIDRIPELQALPHNKILGIKAVSAVLPFRVNRYVIEELIRWEDVPDDPIYQLTFPQPGMLDRKDLSRMMELVWSKAPNQEIAAAARRIQVGLNPHPAGQMEFNVPRLGQEPLQGMQHKYRETVLFFPSQGQTCHAYCTYCFRWPQFVGIDELKFASNEAEKLVDYLKQHREVNSVLFTGGDPLIMKTAVLRRYLEPLLAPELQHLVSIRLGTKATAYWPYRFLTDPDADDLLRLFEEVRQAGKHMAVMSHYSHPRELRTPAAQAAARRILATGAAIRCQAPLIRHVNDDPDVWADMWRSQVQLGAVPYYMFVERDTGPKNYFEVPLAEAAEIFRTAYKRVSGLARTVRGPSMSATPGKVVVDGVAEVYGQRVFVLKFLQGRDPDWVGRPFFARFDPEATWLDDLSPAFGQKQFFFEQVLRQIKQTGGAQAWRRRTPAQRRLKIFGDVDWE